The Vulpes vulpes isolate BD-2025 chromosome 8, VulVul3, whole genome shotgun sequence genome has a window encoding:
- the LRTM2 gene encoding leucine-rich repeat and transmembrane domain-containing protein 2, with the protein MLARGSSPEQRTRLALQWRQISWIACWITLYAVEALPACPFSCKCDSRSLEVDCSGLGLTMVPPDLPAATRTLLLLNNKLSALPSWAFANLSSLQRLDLSNNFLDQLPRSIFGDLTNLTELQLRNNSIRTLDRDLLQHSPQLRHLDLSINGLAQLPPGLFDGLPALRSLSLRSNRLQNLDRLTFEPLASLQLLQVGDNPWECDCNLRDFKHWMEWFSYRGGRLDQLACTLPKELRGKDMRVVPMEMFNYCSQLEDENSSAGLDIPGPPCTKASPEPAKPKPGAEPEPEPSTACPQKQRYRPVSVRRAIGTVIIAGVVCGIVCIMMVVAAAYGCIYASLMAKYHRELKKRQPLMGDPEGEHEDQKQISSVA; encoded by the exons ATGCTGGCCCGGGGCAGTAGCCCCGAGCAGAGGACCAGGCTTGCCCTGCAGTGGAGGCAGATCTCCT GGATTGCCTGCTGGATCACCCTGTATGCTGTGGaggccctccctgcctgccccttcTCCTGTAAGTGTGACAGCCGCAGCCTGGAGGTGGATTGCAGTGGCCTAGGCCTCACCATGGTGCCCCCAGACTTGCCTGCTGCCACCCGAACCCTCTTACTCTTGAACAATAAGCTGAGTGCCCTGCCAAGCTGGGCCTTTGCCAATCTGTCCAGCCTCCAGCGGCTGGACCTATCTAACAACTTCCTGGACCAGCTGCCCCGGTCCATTTTCGGGGACCTGACGAATCTTACGGAGCTGCAGCTGCGCAATAACAGCATCAGGACCCTGGACAGGGACCTGCTGCAGCACTCGCCCCAGCTCCGCCACCTGGACCTGTCCATCAACGGCCTGGCCCAGCTGCCCCCTGGCCTTTTCGATGGACTCCCAGCTCTGCGCTCTCTGTCACTTCGCTCCAACCGTCTGCAGAACCTGGACCGGCTGACGTTTGAACCCCTAGCAAGCCTGCAGCTGCTGCAGGTTGGGGACAACCCATGGGAGTGTGACTGTAACCTGCGTGACTTCAAGCACTGGATGGAATGGTTCTCCTACCGAG GGGGGCGCCTGGACCAGCTTGCCTGCACCCTACCCAAGGAGCTGAGGGGGAAGGACATGCGTGTGGTCCCCATGGAGATGTTCAACTACTGCTCCCAGTTGGAGGACGAGAATAGCTCAGCTGGGCTGGATATTCCTGGGCCACCCTGCACCAAAGCCAGCCCTGAACCCGCTAAGCCCAAGCCAGGGGctgagcccgagcccgagcccagCACAGCCTGCCCCCAGAAGCAGAGGTATCGGCCGGTGAGCGTGCGGCGGGCCATTGGCACAGTGATCATCGCGGGGGTTGTGTGCGGCATTGTCTGCATCATGATGGTGGTGGCTGCTGCCTACGGCTGCATCTATGCCTCCCTCATGGCCAAGTACCACCGGGAGCTCAAGAAGCGGCAGCCCTTAATGGGGGACCCGGAGGGTGAGCATGAAGACCAGAAGCAGATCTCTTCTGTGGCATGA
- the LOC112917424 gene encoding large ribosomal subunit protein eL21-like, translating into MTNTKGKRRGTRYMCSRPFRKHGVVPLATYMRIYKKGDIVDIKGMGTVQKGMPHKCYHGKTGRVYNVTQRAVGIVVNKQVKGKILVKRINVHIEHIKHSKSRDSFLKRVKENDQKKKEAKEKGTWVQLKRQPAPPREAHFVRTNGKEPELLEPIPYEFMA; encoded by the coding sequence ATGaccaacacaaagggaaagaggagaggtacCCGCTATATGTGCTCTAggccttttagaaaacatggagttGTTCCTTTGGCCACATACATGCGAATCTATAAGAAAGGTGATATTGTGGACATCAAGGGAATGGGCACTGTTCAAAAAGGAATGCCCCACAAATGTTACCATGGCAAAACTGGAAGGGTCTACAATGTTACTCAGCGTGCTGTTGGCATTGTTGTAAACAAACAAGTTAAGGGCAAGATTCTTGTCAAGAGAATTAATGTCCACATTGAGCATATTAAACACTCAAAGAGCCGAGATAGCTTCCTGAAGCgtgtgaaggaaaatgatcagaaaaagaaggaagccaaagagaaaggtacTTGGGTCCAACTGAAGCGCCAGCCTGCCCCACCCAGAGAAGCACACTTTGTGAGAACCAATGGAAAGGAGCCTGAACTGCTGGAACCCATTCCCTATGAATTCATGGCATGa